The genomic DNA taacaaattaaattcatcaTCTTCATTTAGGAGACCTATGTTGTGCTATTGTGTACTATAGTATTGATACACATGTACACACACTTACACGGGCACTACATTAAAAAGGTATTCAACGCTAATCTTTAATTTGCGATTTTCTTGACCCGGTCAGTACCTTCATCTAGTGTATGGTGACTTGCCAAGTTTGGGTTGAAGATATGTGGTCGTTCTTTTTTGGTTCTTTGAAGTATAGAACATTTTAGTGGCTGTCTATCGATTACTGATTCCTGTAATTATTCTGCATTTGCATTGTAGATGGATGATGATTTATTTACTGCGAGTTGGTGCATTGGTTGTAGCCCAATCATGTTAGAGGACACTGTAGAACTACAGGCACTTGTACTTCTTTGGAATATCTTGGTGTAAATGTATAGTTTAGAACCAGGAATAATCAATAATTGTTCCTTTGTTGGTaatgattttaaaataacttCCTGGGTTGATCAAGGAGCTATTCTATTACTGATTATATTAAGTTTTTGTGTTACTACTTACTAGATATGTTACTACTTCCTGGGTTGATCAAGGAGATATGTTGGTTTGGGATTAAAGAAATGTTATTTTTAGTCTAAAAGGGTATCATAAAAAATGAAGCAAATTGCAGTCTTTTTATACTATCAACCTCTGAGGTTTGTGGCAACGAACCAAATTATGTCTACCTGCTATATTTCACTTCCATGCGAGGATGACTCTTTGAATATTATGAAATTTTTTTAGCTAAGATGTAGCATGAATAGTATAAATATCTATTTGGCAGATGAAGGTATGATGTAGATACAGTTATGCATTTCACTGTTTATTGCCTGTATAACCTGGCTTACGAATCTCCGATTTTATCAGTAAGTAGTATTTCGAAATTGAGGGACGGTGCTAAAGATTCCAAAAACTTTACCAATCTTTTTTCAAAATGCTTACATGTAAATGTCATGTTTTTTTTTGCTAAAATATGTCATGCTTTTTATCGTTAACTTACTATTAATTATATGAGAAACCACATGGCAAAAAAAGAATAATTTGAGAAACCACATGCATACATATGAGCTAACAAATGAAAACGTGTCATGCCCTGTCATTCGAAAAAAATTGAAACAACACTACTACTATAATCTAATTCCATTCCTACCGGGTCTTTAGAATTCTTACTAGAGGCTATATATCCTTGAATTAGTGTGAGATAACAATGTTAAATCGATTGCCATGTTCTTTGTTGTGCCATCTTGTTTGTGGGTTAAAAAATTCTCTCCGGCCTGGTAACCAGTTATGCAGATTTGGTCAATTACAATGTTCTTATTTTCACAACTTGCATACTCTGCTCCAGACAGTGAACGTTTAGATATGCACTTGCACGCTGCTactttttaaattttcaaaaaaactCAAGAATTAATTGGATGATCGCTGATCAATTAAGAATGTCCGGGAGATAataatcgataaagtaataatagtttcgctaaaataatatttttctccaGTTTCAATATAATGTATACGGTGTATTTTTACTCCCGGTAAAATAATAAACTACGTTAAAGAGGGAGGTTTATCTGTATAtcaatttttatttttcatcttTGATCAAGGAATTTAGCAATATAGGGCCTGAGTAGCAGTTCGGTTTAATTGATATTTAAAATGAGGAAGCTCGTGTTTTTTATTAAAGAAATGCTAGGTTCCCAAATATTTTTCCACAAAAACTGCCTTTGATAGAAACTTTTCTAAATATACCCCGCATGTATTAATATGTAATTATACACCCACAAATTAAAAAATGTCATGTATTTATCATATCATTATTAAAACATCGGGTTTTTATTATCTAGATAACTTGCATGAAACTCTATTGGCACATCTGTTTTATTTCACATGAAAAATACAATTTTAGATAGTCCCGGTATAAGCGGAGAATGATTTGGCAGTTTGTACCAGTCTTAATGTTTTCTGTCCAATTTATTTACTTTATAACTAATTTCATTGTTAAAATTTATATTTGCTTTTACATAGATTCTCGTGATTTTGTTTTCTATTTTTAATGTACTATAGAATATAATATACATGATAATAAGAAAAAATGAGTTTGAACATTAAAAGGACAAGATGAAAGGTTAAAGAAGATGAATATAAGAAAATTTCGAATAATAACAAGAAATAGAAACTAACATGAATTATATTTCATCAAAGACAGTAGGTCCTTATCTAAATGTAGGGGCCAGGGGGTGTGCAGTTGCAAGAGGTGCGTGGGTTTGGTTAAAAGAAAAAGAATCTTAgcatatatatatgaataaatttaatttaatgaatatatgtatgtatatgacCCTTATTACTATCAGGCAAGAGCTGGTGTGCTCAGAACAGAAGTGTGCAGCTGATTCGGTGGCTCTCTTGAAATCTTCCACATGCATACGTATTAGTGTTTCACATTTTTCCCTATCATCTCATCCTCTTTtatcttttattttatttatgtgtTCCTTAATTATCCACAACATATCCCTTTTTTGACTTGTCTTTCTGTATCATCCTTTCACTGTAGAAGAGAATCTCAATTGAATTTAGGTGTTTTTTTTACCTGTCCATCTTTTTGTTTGGAGCAGTTGCCTTGACAATATGAACTCTGAGATTACAGTCCAACACATATCAGAATGTTATGTCAAACCATCTCACCTTCCACAGCAAGTCATTCATTTGACAACATGGGACTTAGCCATGCTCTCTTTTCATTACATCCAGAAAGGCCTTGTATTTCAAAAGCCCGGTGGTCAACATAGCTTCATTCAACTTTTTCTGCACAAGCTTAAAGATGCTCTTTCCGTTACTCTTGCTCATTTTTATCCGTTAGCAGGCCGTTTCGCCAGAAAACAACACCACCCAAATTCTTTTACTATTTCTATAGATTGCGTTAACAGTCCTGGTGCTAGATTTGTCCACTCTTCGGTTGATACAACAATTTCAGATATTCTTTCACCGCCTTATGTTCCCATAATTGTTCAGTCGTTTTTTGACCATCATAAGGCTGTCGATTATGATGGCCTCAACATGTCCTTGTTAACTGTTCAGGTGACTGAGCTATTTGATGGCATTTTCGTTGGTTGTTCAGTCAACCACTCTGTGGCTGATGGCACATCTTATTGGAATTTTTTCAACACTCTATCTCAAGTTTTCCAAGGGTCACCAATGACAGCACCAATTCTCGAACGCTGGTTTCCGGATGGTTGTGGTCCAGTTATTAGTCTCCCTTTTACGCGTGATGATCAGTTTATCAGCAGATATGAAACCCCAATTCTCAAAGAAAGAATCTTCCATTTCTCAATTGCAGCTTTAGCAAGAATCAAAGCAAAGGCAAATGCTCATTTCAAAGACAAAGCTACCAGGATATCATCTCTACAAGCCTTGTCAGCTGTAATTTGGCGTTGCGTGACACGTGTTCGTGGCCTAACACAAGATCAAATCTCTAGTTGTTGCATGCCTGCGAATAACAGATCAAGATTAGACCCACCCGTGTCAAAACATTACTTCGGAAACTGCATTCAGATATTAAGAACATTTACTACTGCAAGCAAGCTACTTGCAAACGACTTCGAATGGGCTGctttacaaataaataaaactatCATCGAACACGATGATAAATCTGTGCGTAAATCCGTTGCAACATGGCTGCAAACTCCAGTTACTTACCAACTGAAACAATTAGTTGATCCTGGTACCATTGTAATATCGAGCTCACCGCGTTTCAACATGTATGGGAACGAATTTGGATTGGGAAAACCTGTGGCGATTCTTAGTGGATATGGCAACAAGTTTGATGGAGAAGTCACATTATATCAAGGGCGTGAAGGCGAAGGAAGTATTGATACAGGCATTTGCCTAAATCCAGATATCATGAGCGCTTTGGAATGTGATGAGGAGTTTCTTGGATGCTTTAACTAGTTGTGGTTAAGAGTATTTAGTTAATCAACGCCACTCTCGATGATGTTGAGTTTGATACATTAAGATTTTATTAAACGTTGTGGCCAACTGCTGCACATCTTGCTTAGATTATAAACTTCAACTAAAAAGCTCCTTCACTGAATATTGTAACCGGatataatttattaatgaatatattattcttttatcaaaaattaaaaaaaaagcaTTGTCATGATTAGTTATGGTTCTTTTGAATATTTATTGTTTCAATTTAGTTGAAAATATTTAGTTGATGTGTTATAAGCAATTTTATGCCAATTGAAACATAAATAATATTGAGAATTAAAATATCAACAACAATGTGAATATATTTAGGGAAAAATCTAGTAAGTGGGACatttgatatgtgatattgatataatttttatgtttcttaatcatttaaaaaatatataaaagtgaccaaataaaaattataaaaaatagaGAATGCCTCTGGGACTGATTCCTAAGGTGCATCAACGTTCATTACTTGTATTTGATTTTTTCATAATGCAccaatattaattttaaaattatcttaCAAATCAGTTCCCTAAAAGTTAATTGCTCTAAAATATTATCTTAAACTAAATCTAAAATATTATCTTAAACTAAATTTAAGTTATCTTTAATAAATAGATGATCCGACAATATTTTAGTATTACTTTAAAATACTAGATCAtttatcatatttcttatttttatgacatttttatgaatgccctattttatttcttttaataaaaaattaatttccTTATACATGCATCTCTTCTTATATTTTTTCCCTcctataattataaataaatcaaatataatattattttaataatgaGATAATAGCGTGAGGCATGTGATATATACATTAGacaaatattattatatattattgtTTTTATAAGACATATTCTATCATGTTTGAATTTTTGCTGTTAAATTGATCTTGACCGAATATTTTGTATAATATATATTATGGAATACTAGCCTTAAAACTCATGCGATACACGGATTATTTTTAACATTACAtgatttttttgaatttaatttgaagtaaaaattttaaattatgaaacttatttatttgaaatttttaataatatgatttgataatacTTATTAATATACACATAGGTGTATAAGTTAATGATACTGcagttttaaaaaataatgtaatggttgaaatttatatttttattgatatttataagCATGTTTACGaaagattattatatttaattaaaaggtAAATTATAGCTGAGATCATTATTATACGAATTGTCATTAGTTTATTAACCGATCAAATTCAGCTAACTATTTTCAGATTTATGTTAGTTTAATATGTTTAAACACGAATCAACGGTAAAATTCTACGTGTCAATGACATAAAATTTATGTTAGCTTCAGCCCCGTTAAATCAACCAAATACAACTAATTATACTtactattttgtttaattttattttagcccgggtcattattattttattttatgccgaatggataatatgtattattttgttttaatttgatgacattatatcgaccccacgaattttctttcaaatttttattttattatagttcggttcaataatataatatttttaacgggatcaataatatttattattttattttagcctgattcttcaaatccaactaattatatgtagctcatttttatttttttatttaaaattggtTCAATAGTATAATTTCGCTGATCCTGGCCCGggtgaatattatatattatttttgaaaaaccaAAATCATTAGACATGTTATAATTTTATCGTGAATATTTAACTATTTATGAAAATGTTTTACTTTAAATATTATTATGATTACGGTGACCCGACCGACTACCAACCAAAATTTCATGGTTTCGTTTTTAATATAGATAGTATAGATTTAACCCCACCCGTATGAAtaatatagttttttttatttaaatcaagaTTATTAGACATATAATAATTCTATTTTTGTTCTCATAATTTTATTATGAATATTAATCTATTTaagtatattttattttaaatattactataattataGTGACCAGACCGACTATCAATCAAACTTTTATTAtttcgtttttaatataatagtatattaatattaattttatttaaactCAAATCCAAGCCAAATTCATAACatatgttaattttattttagaccgTAGATCCGTTACACCAACAACGGATCCAATATCAGTTTTATTAAAGTCCTGCCAAGGTTTATATTTGGCTATTCTACTTATGATTAGGAGATTTGATTTGATATTATGTTGTTGTGCAGAcgtatgtgtatgtatatatttaaTAAAGTAGTATAAATACTTTATTAGGATTAAGTAAAAATAAGATATAACGGTTATTAGGTACTAAAATTTTCAATATTTCATTTTTTATATAACAATAATAGataatatagatagatagataaaTAGATATTGTCTATTTGTAATATTACTATAATTATATGTCAGTATACCGATTACTAACAAAACTTTTattatttcatatttaatataATTGTGTAGAAGtgtagatagatagatagataacAATTTATCTTATATTTTCTTTATGGGATCTTAAactttaataaaattatatttaaaatttgttACTAATGACACTAAAGAACATATTTAACTTAGTTGGTTAAAAGAGGAAAACTAatctcttggtcacaggttcgaatcccatgggaggagaatttatgattatgcctcctgagtcagagcctgtcgcttaaatgcggtttaccttggttcacgtggtttgcaggctattacgtgaacccgtagggtttacccagtgcgcacccgaagggtagcggctacgggttacc from Apium graveolens cultivar Ventura chromosome 5, ASM990537v1, whole genome shotgun sequence includes the following:
- the LOC141724367 gene encoding putative acetyltransferase At3g50280, with the translated sequence MNSEITVQHISECYVKPSHLPQQVIHLTTWDLAMLSFHYIQKGLVFQKPGGQHSFIQLFLHKLKDALSVTLAHFYPLAGRFARKQHHPNSFTISIDCVNSPGARFVHSSVDTTISDILSPPYVPIIVQSFFDHHKAVDYDGLNMSLLTVQVTELFDGIFVGCSVNHSVADGTSYWNFFNTLSQVFQGSPMTAPILERWFPDGCGPVISLPFTRDDQFISRYETPILKERIFHFSIAALARIKAKANAHFKDKATRISSLQALSAVIWRCVTRVRGLTQDQISSCCMPANNRSRLDPPVSKHYFGNCIQILRTFTTASKLLANDFEWAALQINKTIIEHDDKSVRKSVATWLQTPVTYQLKQLVDPGTIVISSSPRFNMYGNEFGLGKPVAILSGYGNKFDGEVTLYQGREGEGSIDTGICLNPDIMSALECDEEFLGCFN